CcttcaattaaaaaacagtTACAATTCTTTAGAGAATTGGCTGCTACACCCTACACACATGCCCATGATACCAAAACCAAGATAAGCAAAAAAATTGTAGGTGCTGAATCTATCAGAACCCTCTGCAACAAAGACCAGAAATTTTCTCTGGAGTGAGCACTGACTAGGCAGTAACAGAAGCTATGAGCAGAGAAACACAGACCTGCTCTTCTCTGGCTAACACCTTCAACCTATTgtgtaattaacatttttattgcaacGACGAGAATTGCCATGGTAAACAAATGACAACTGTCATTTATACCTTTCCAGATGAACCTCTCACAACACTCAGTAGAATCTTAGAATAAACAGCAAATTTACAACACATTGAGAGAGTTGGTTATAAGATGGCGACAACAATGTATGTTGGTCATAGTGCAAACCACCTTGCTGTGTTCCAGTCAAAACATGTCAGTGTTAAAGTAGGTTCTTGTCTACTACAAcaagtaaaagtaaaaaaaattctgtgcaAACTCATTTTTGTCACTAAACGTTTTCTTGATGAGTTTAAGCACCTAACAGGCCCCTCATACACAAGACTGTTGCTTGATTATTAAGGTTAGCTCAAGATGTTTCCCCATGTGACGTCTGTTTCCAATGATCTATAGTAGATCACCCTTaaaaacttcttccttttgttgCATGCAGTCTCATTGCTGCAGAATGTAACTTGTGGTTTGCTGAAGAAGCCCTGGGTTTAGTCTGTGGGCTTGGATATCTTTATCAGTGTTGTAAAAAGTAATCAGTTCTGGTTATGACTTATGAAGCATATGGGTCTTGTATTCAAGAAAGAAACATAGGAAATGCCTGCCTGACCATGCTGCTGCCATGCTTACAGCAATGAATTCAAGGCCAGCAGAGGAGGTGTGCTTGTTAATCATCCAAGGGTAATGCCTCCTCTAGTGCCATGGTCCTACATTTCTCAcctatttccttcctttccttcctcctcctcctccatcaaAAGGCCTGGTGCAGGTAGTTCCTGTTACAAGAGTTATAAATGTGGGCATTGCTTACCATGGAAGATGAAATGCTGAAGTAAATCTGGAGGCAGTACCTCTCCTTGATGTTGCTTGCTTCTCAGCCTGAATTTAATCAATGTTGGGTGCTAGTCCAGAAGGTGaaggtgagaaaagaaaaagaaaaacaaaacaaaacaaaacaaaacaaaaaaaaggaagaaaacttgtttcattaagagaaaactgtttcattaagagaaaaatagtaAGTACTGTGACCAAGCAAAGGTTAAAATATTCGGATAAAAATAGCAATAGCTTTTGACTgattttcaagttttaaaatatttgctctgtGTTAACAAAACATACCAGTAGATGAACAGGCTTTACTACTGAtagtattttagaaaacataaaTCTGGAAGGCAAGGCAGAAGGGCTTAAAGTACCCTAgatattgtttttgtttttttgtttgtttgtttgtttgttttccagagaaagGTATCAGTTGGGCTAAGGAAAGATAATATGTCTTCAGGCAAGCCTGTCTCttaaatttgaattaattgtccacaacaaaacactttatCTCTGGTACACACATATAAAAGGTctagaaatatttgattttaaccatttaaagaaaaatatctggcaaacagaaaaatttcaTGGCAAATTACAAATACATGTTGTATACTAAGTAAAACAGACTAAGTCCCTcctttcaaaagatttttctaaAGGTAATAtgcaaagagaaacaagaaaaaatgctaaagGAAAGTAGGAGACCTAAGATGAATTTCAGAGCttctgtaaatataaataagcatttttattgGAAGGAATGTTGTTTTCTTGGTTGCCCTTAGCTTGTGTTTGAatgacagaaagcaaaaatctttGGCATAATTTGCATTACTACAGGTATTTAATTCTATAAAAAAAGTAACATCAGCTAACTGGATTTATTATATTCTTTCTATGTAGAATTGCATGTACCTCTTAAAAGTCAGCAAAGgtagagacaaaaaaaaatgaaagcttttttttttttttttttttttttttttttaaaggaatcaCACAATTTGCAGAGATAGCGTAGTTGATTCCTAATGTGGCCTATAACAAAATCACACAATAAAGTTTTTAGAAATACAGTTAAAATACTATTCTGAAGGAGTGAGATTTAGTACCCACTGATAAAACAGTATAAAAGCCTGagtaactgcattttctttctccctctctttatTATTCTCTCTCCAGAACTGGGTTTGTAGTACAGTGTGGTTTATGCAGCTGTAAGGTTTTATCCACATACATGATGTGCAATTACTCCATTCAAGCTAGCTGGCAGGATACTTCAACTTAAcaaatttcttgtattttatggTTCCTGGAAAAACTTGTCAGATATGAGTTGTATCACTTTGCAAACCCACAAGattgctgaaacaaaataaagaaaacataattttttatTCAGATTTGCAACAATAAAGATGAAAGGTTGGAACAAGCAGCAAAAATTGATagctgcaaaagagaaaatagaagaggAATATTGGAGGAAAGACATTTAAATCAGTGAGATAAGCTGTACTAAGTAAAGACTAACTCTGGCTGATAGTAAAACCCATGTGATAGAGCAAATCCCCAGGGCACCTTGCTTGCAAATCGTGAGAAGGATTGTGTGGTGTGTGTCTTGGATGAGAAATGATCAGTTCTTAGGGAAATATCAGTAAACAGGACATTACAGCAGGAAGTGGTCATGACAAAACACATCCTTTAGATCTGGATGCCTGTTTCCGAATAAGTGCTGTGCTGTCTGAAAGGAAGCCAGACTCCTGTGGCATGTGCTCAGCAGCATCAGCTCACTGGTTGATACACCACCACATCCCCATCCTGCATGTGTGCTGCACCAAAGGGAGGCTCCACAGCTCTTGAAGTATAAAATGAATGCATTGACTTAATTGTCTTCTGAAACAGAGTTTTGAAAGGTTTGGTTTTAGGATCCCAATCTGCTTCTTGTATTGCTGCTGGTGATTTGCTCTAGAACACTATAAGGAGGTAATAGAGCTAATAATTATAGAAAGTCTGGTTCTGATAGTCTATtcaattatttcccttttctgttttcaggctCTTGGGGGAAGAAGCAGTGACTGACTGCCTTCACCAGCTGAATCAAGGGGAGAAATACAGCAAGCCACCATGAGCAAGCTGCAAGCCATGCAGGACAATGACCGGGGAGTGCTCTGTGCCCAGTCCCTGTGGACACATGCTGACTCATCCAGGgggatgaaaaaatataaaaaagttcCCAAGACTTGCTGCCTCCAGTACAAAAAGGtataacacaaaacaaaacaaacaaaaaacaaaagtcagACCCCCAAGTTCCCAATACAAAACCCCAGAATGATCAAAGAATGGCAATGATGGTGAATTCTCTAGACTTACAATGGGATAGACGTGAATTTGTTTCAAGGTAACGTGCTTCATTTTGGTGACTAAACACCAAGCTAGATTTTCATTGTTGGCATTATGTTTGTGTGTTGACTTTGTCTTCTCTGACCTGTATAGAAGTACACAGCTGTGTGCAACGTGTTGGACAGAAGCCTCACAGCTGAAATTGCAGGCTTTGCTTTTGAGGAGAGAGGTTTGATTATGGTGCTTCAGTGTGTCAGAGACTGCTATTAGAAGCACAAAGGTGAGGAAAATGATTCCTCAAAATTTTCCTGAACCATTACACaagatctgtttttaaaaaattacccACTTTTCCAAGATATTTCCAATACTTTTTCATGTGTGCAAGTCCACATAATTATCTACAGAGAGCTGTTCAGTTTTTCACAGCTCAGCATGTTCAGATCCAGTTACAAATGATCTCTACCTCAGCAAGCCAAATTGCGACAGCTGTGCCTAATCATTTTAATGCTCTCTAGTGTTGACTTGGATTATAGCATGTTATTTCTATTCACTTCTCCAGCTCTACTAGCTATTACTAAACAACTTCTAGCacttgcaaaatgcaaaacattatGCAAAGATATTTATATGGGTCATGAGTTTTAACTGCATGATAGTTcccattccttttttatttatttactcaaCGTTTTGCAGGATCAAACTGTGATTAAAtcaaaaaaagatgaaatgatttaagaaaaagctttaGCAAGCAATTTATTGATCCAGGTAACATCATACCTGGATcatctctctcctcctccagctgtcaGAGGTCTCTATGGCAGAGCTGTAGTTGGTGATATACTACCTCTGAatctttctgtctctgtctctggaTCCCATCACAAGACAAGAGAGATCCAGTGAAAACAGCCTGCATCAAAATGTCATGTATGTTTTACAGTCGCGCTCATGTTTCTGGCCtggattaaaataattatgtggGGAACAGAGCTAGCAGACAGCAGTCCATATTTGTCTGCACTCTAGCTGCATGGAGTAGGTTGTAATGGCCGGTGCACGCTTGGGATTAACAGATAAAGGTAATGTGTGAAAGCATCAATCCCCATAAAATTGTTGCCTTGCTAAATCAAGCAAGCCTTCTCCCTGTGAATGCAGTTACTCCAGTGACAGAAGCTATGTGAGATGTTTTGCCAACAGAAGACACGCCAATTACAAATATCACCCCCCACACCTCCAGCCAGTATTGCTAAAACATGGATCTGTCATATTGGCAACATTAAcaagttttgtttgtctgtttgtttgtttgtttggtctCACACGTCATCACCTCCAAATATCACctggtttgtttgcttcctgTATATGGAAAATGATTAATCCCCacctagtgaaaaaaaaaaggaggaggaaagggcaTGAGCAAAACAGAGTGTAAACactgacagattttatttattttcattatagtCAAGTTTTCACTCCTTCCCTCTGaaaagttttggttttctttcccagCGGGTAGTGCAATGGTGCATTAAGCATGAAGAGGTGGTTAGCTTTTCCTGTTAGCTTGATCATGTCAGTAATACTGTAACATCTTCCTTGCATAGCTACATTGCTTCAAGCTACCCTCAGTAGCTGTAACctcattttaaatgatgtttgTTCCTGATATTGGTTCAATAAACCACTGCTGCAAGAGCAGGTCTTTTCTCTCTTGCTATaaaatgcagcagcaaaagcagacaCTGAGAAGTGCAGCACTGCCTAACTACAAAGTTGGTTGCACAGAAATGGCACATTCAGTAAGATTTCAGCTGTCAATGTATAAAGACTCCTGCAGTTATGTAgtagttttctgatttttgggGTGGGTGGGCTCTGAAGCTTCAGTTTACTATTTTTTCAATCATATCAGGCTGATAGAGTCTTTATCCAGCAGAGGTGTGACACTAGCTTTGTGaacttaaaataaagaaaaattgtgaaTGCTTCATTTGCTGTGAAAAGATGGTATTTATAACAAGTATTATGCAGTGCAGGAATTGACTTGTTAATCACATCTAAATACATAGCAGAGGTATGCATTTGTAGGCTTGCTGAAGCACTTGCAGAGGATCAATATGTGTGGGATGCATGTGCACATGGAATGGTAGTATTTTCAGACATGCTTAGacaacataaaaatacttttcaaaggCAACTATCAGCACTTTATCTCGTTACCAAGAAGTCAAGAGATCTATTTGATTTgtaaagtgttttcatttcaggGTTTCGTATCAACAGCCTTGtatgtgtttggttttctttttttggtatttGCATGCAAGCAATTGAAGTTGCAAAATGCTGCAATATAATATCCTTTAAAAGTCAAAGGCTTTTAAACTTTTTGGATAAAAGTTTCACCAGCTGACTTGTACTTACTCATTTTTGTGTTGTTCTTGCTGTGAAACTTGTATGTAAAAACATGGACACTGGTTTTCTGTAACATCAGGCTAGTGCTGTGtcaattttcacagaaatacgAGACCCAGattcagactggaaaagaagCATTCAGGGGGCTTAGTACAAACAATTTGACTTACCAGAGTCACAAGTGGCTGAGTAAGTCTGTGGGTTTCACTGCACGCTATGTATCTATTGAACAAATATATTATGGCTCTGAGGAAAATACAGACATCCTCCGTAGTATACGTATgtctgtgtatatatgtgtatatatatatatatatgtgcacacacacacacatttcaatACTGGTTGTGCTTTCTTCCATCCTTAAAATATCTCAAGTAAAAAGCACGATTTTGTGACTCTTGAGTGTTGTGTCTGTGGCTGGAACAGCAATCTTTTCACCACTGCAGGGAGACCAACAAACTTCCAGACGTTTACAAGTTTAGTATTACAAgtccaaagcattttaaagcaacagAATTATACCTCAAATAAATAGAGACTAATTTATTTGGTTAAGATAGGAATATGTAATAAGAAATGAACACAATggataaatatttacatattttacttaagtttataatacaaaaatttaaaacattaagtACCTTCCTTCCTAGTTTGTAATACTGTCTCTTGCAAGGCTGACTAAACTGTCTTTTTAGGctatctgaaaacaaaccactatcacaaaacaaaatgtcaatACATTGAAACAACTCCCAGTTACCTGATAGATCTGTAAAAGCAGTCCCCGAGCTTTTAGCTACAGGAAGCACAGGCATAATTTTTCTGGAAGCAGGAAGCTGTTTAACCATAGTTTTAAGAAGaactttttctgctgaaaaaaagcaaaccaactTCTAATACAATATTAACCAAAATGTGAATGTATCTGAGTGTGTCATAtgaaaatttttttttgttttgttttgtttttttttcagccttacaaattatacaaatacatatttttagttCCTCATGTACTTATTCAGAAAGTAGCAAATACTTGAGAACAAAGAATTACAGTGTCTGGTAATTCAGTGTTTAATTATGTTTAAGTCTGCTAAGGAATGGATACAAAATGACAAGAGATCATGATAACAAGGAGGTTTCTCACCTTACAGTATCTGCAGAAAGATTAGGTTTATCAATTGTGATGaaaaaagacagcttttatGCCTTGCTTTTGGTCTTGGCAGATGCCCATGGCAAATCCTATATTAACCAAACCCTGAATTTCATTGGGTTCCATCTTCATGTAAAGTCCTTCTacctataaatatatttctaaaaccAATTTCCTGTTATTTAACTTTACAGTCTTTTGTAGCAAAAGAATGCAACAGAGAATGAAGTTAGCTATTTACCTCTATATGACAGCAATTTTAGTTAAAGATGACATaatcaaaaatgtaaaaaaacatCCAGACTTGGCAGACATAAATGATACTTCCAAGACCTAATCATGTGCATGATGACTAATCATGTGCAAGAAAGCATACATTTTCAAACTGCATAGCAAGATGATGAATAATgctttttcagtatattttctgtAGTGCCATTCAACATTGATGTATTATGGAATTTGGTTCTGAAGATACCGCCATCCTAACCAAAACACCTTGCATATACTAATGGTAGGAATatcaaaagaaaagccagctaTAGCTGCTGAGAATGATTTTCTCTGACAATTTTCAACAATTAatagctgtttttcatttgttcaaaTTCCTCACACCATATACACTATTTTGAATATATGTACTATATATACTATAGACTGttttaagtatataaatatgtCTATAGCTATGGGCCTATGTTGCAAAATAAtgctaaaaaaatacatttgtggattattttagaaataaagagaaataggaaaaaatctgtttgaaaagttattttcactTTATGCATAAAATTATGGTTAGATGACTAATTCCATGAGTAGTAATTTGATCTGTCTGATAGTTTAAAATCCTAAAATGGGATTTCATAACTCCCCACAATAAATTGAACAATGTAAAGCatttgtctgaaaaagaaaaggaagtttatTTGCAAAACACTCAACAGCTATtataaagaaattactttttccctCTATATTAATCTATTTacatatactatatatatatatacatatacatacacatgtacTATGTTATAATTTGGATTGTGCATTACTGTAAGGAAACCATAGAACTATGTATTGTACAACTTGGTATAAGCAAAAGCTTGGATATagtgcagtcttttttttttatctgaaattgTATAAAAATTAAGCATATGTAAGACATTATTTCACTGTATTGCTAGTAATTTGCTGTAGACACTGTTATTTACGTTAGTAGAGCAGGTACCCCTTCTGCTATTGGTAGACATTgactggccactgctgttactACTGTTAGGATCTAAAGTCCCTTTAGAACTGATGAGGCTGAAAAGTTGTCTCTGATACTGAGAAGAAGCATAGTAATAAACAAGGGGATCGATGCAACAGCTAATGCTACTGATACAAACACACAGGAGATAGGCAAAGTAGAGATACTCTAAACTGTTGTCATATGAATAATTGATATAATGAATTAATAAGAGGACATTTGTTGGtccaaaacaaataatgaaaacagaaaaaaccGCCACACACAAAAGCAAGGCACGTGtcttcttattttgttttgcaacaaTATTAGAAGAACTCAAACACCGAATGATACACACGTAACAGATGGTAGTTATTATAAATGGCactataaagaaaacagaagagaagatggagaaaaagtGAAAGTAGTATTTGTGAAGTTCAGATTCCCGTAACACGTCATGGCAAGTTGTTATATTTAAGTTGGGTATTTCCATGGTTTGCTCTCTGATGAGAAAAGGTATAACCCCAGTTATTGCTACAAACCATATGACGAAACAAATCACTGTGGCACGTGTTAATGTACGCCAGCCAAGGGCCTGCATGGGGTACACCACTGCTAAGAAGCGATCAAGGCTTATGCTTGTCATAAGCATTATTGAACAGTACATGTTGCAGTAGAAAGCAGCGGTGATGAAACGGCACATTTGAGGTCCAAATAACCAGTTGTTTCCAGAGAAATGATAAGCAATCTTAAAGGGAAGCACACTTACAAACAGTACATCTGCAAGGGCCAAATTCAGCATGTATATTACAGCAGGCTTTTcgattttcatttttttcagaaacacgAATATGGCTGTGACGTTCAGAGGGAGGCTCAGCACAACCACTAAGGTGTAAACCGAAGGAACAAAACGGGTCAGCCATGGACTAGTGAGGTATCTTGCTGTTTCCACTGACACAGTTCGTTGTTCACGTGGAGGTGATCTGGTCTGGTTGGTGGAACCTATTCGAAATTCTGATTCATTTTCAGCACTGCTTTCAATGTCTTCCATAGGTATAGGGTCACCACGGTCAGGTATCAGAAAAGCTCTGGCccttgggctgctgctgttgtatCTATTGGCTGAAAGAGAATACAGTATAAAGATTAAGAAGCAGATATTTCATGCAATGGGGGAgtgaaaatatctttcaaaaaggaaagctgaaatgaTATGAGCAACACAAAATAATGCAGTTAATACCTTATTCAAAGTGTGGATGGCTCACAGATCTTGGCCCATCCCATTTTGTTGTAGCCCCTTTTACAGTATGGGTAAAACTTCCCACTATAACTCCTCTCTCTTAAATTCTAGACTCTTTATGATAGGGATCAAACTCTATCTGAGCTTAAGGAACCAATCTCATCTATATAGATCATTTCTGTAGGCTACTTTAACACAAATACAACTGTAAATTTATCAcccattaattttctttgccaGATGCTTCATGAAGTTTGTAAGAATTGAGGTGCTGGGATAAATGTTGGTATTCATACACAAaagtgctccgtcactctcactgtgaagaagttctttcgcatgttggtgcggaacttcctgtgttctattttgcagctgttgccccttgtcctgtccccacaaaccactgagaagaggttagctacatccttctgtctcctacgcctcaggtatttatacacattgatgagatcccctctcagtcttctcttctccaggctgaacagacccaggtctctcagcctttcctcatagggaagatgctccaggccccgtatcatctttgtggccctctgctgcactctttccaggagatccctgtcttttttgtgcCGGGGAGTCCAGAATTGAACACAGTACTAAATCAGTGAGCCAAAAGTACTTAGGCATGATTCATCTATCTATGCCTCAGATGCAATTATTTGTTCTATAGTAattcaatccttttttttttttttttttttttttttaaacgcaGATGAGAACAAAAGCAACCTAAGGAGGCAGATGGCAAAGAAAGGAATGACTGAGGCTTTAAGCAACCAACTACCAACCTTCATGAGCAGGGCTGTGAGAGAGGAGCCTTGCCCAGACTGAATGTTAGTAAAATCCAGACTTGAATGTGGGATGTGGGATCAAAGCAGAGATAGAGGGATATGGgcattttttagtttttaaaagtgctgtgctgcagataTCATGCTGTATCACAGCAGCAT
The genomic region above belongs to Oxyura jamaicensis isolate SHBP4307 breed ruddy duck chromosome Z, BPBGC_Ojam_1.0, whole genome shotgun sequence and contains:
- the F2R gene encoding proteinase-activated receptor 1 isoform X1, with translation MGLPALLCALAVLSCPLSPPLAAAQAANRYNSSSPRARAFLIPDRGDPIPMEDIESSAENESEFRIGSTNQTRSPPREQRTVSVETARYLTSPWLTRFVPSVYTLVVVLSLPLNVTAIFVFLKKMKIEKPAVIYMLNLALADVLFVSVLPFKIAYHFSGNNWLFGPQMCRFITAAFYCNMYCSIMLMTSISLDRFLAVVYPMQALGWRTLTRATVICFVIWFVAITGVIPFLIREQTMEIPNLNITTCHDVLRESELHKYYFHFFSIFSSVFFIVPFIITTICYVCIIRCLSSSNIVAKQNKKTRALLLCVAVFSVFIICFGPTNVLLLIHYINYSYDNSLEYLYFAYLLCVCISSISCCIDPLVYYYASSQYQRQLFSLISSKGTLDPNSSNSSGQSMSTNSRRGTCSTNVNNSVYSKLLAIQ
- the F2R gene encoding proteinase-activated receptor 1 isoform X2 is translated as MEDIESSAENESEFRIGSTNQTRSPPREQRTVSVETARYLTSPWLTRFVPSVYTLVVVLSLPLNVTAIFVFLKKMKIEKPAVIYMLNLALADVLFVSVLPFKIAYHFSGNNWLFGPQMCRFITAAFYCNMYCSIMLMTSISLDRFLAVVYPMQALGWRTLTRATVICFVIWFVAITGVIPFLIREQTMEIPNLNITTCHDVLRESELHKYYFHFFSIFSSVFFIVPFIITTICYVCIIRCLSSSNIVAKQNKKTRALLLCVAVFSVFIICFGPTNVLLLIHYINYSYDNSLEYLYFAYLLCVCISSISCCIDPLVYYYASSQYQRQLFSLISSKGTLDPNSSNSSGQSMSTNSRRGTCSTNVNNSVYSKLLAIQ